In the genome of Arthrobacter sp. PAMC25284, the window GACGGCGAATTCGTCGTCGCATTTGATCTGCCGGGAGTAAATGTGGATTCGGTCAACCTCGATGTTGAGCGGAATGTGCTGACCGTCAGGGCCGAGCGTAGGGACCCGACTCAACCCAACGTTGAGCTGATCGCGTCAGAGCGCCCACGCGGCGTCTTCAGCCGTCAGTTGATCCTCGGCGATACCCTGGACACGGAGAACGTCAAGGCACACTACGCAGACGGCGTGCTGACCCTTCGCATTCCTGTGGCCGAGAAAGCCAAGCCGCGGAAGATAGAAATTTCCCTCTCGCAGGACAGGATGCAGGAGATCAACCAGTAGAAGCAGGCTGCGGGCGCCCTGAATGACGGG includes:
- a CDS encoding Hsp20/alpha crystallin family protein, translating into MMLMRTDPFREFDRLAQQVFGTTARPAAMPMDAWQEDGEFVVAFDLPGVNVDSVNLDVERNVLTVRAERRDPTQPNVELIASERPRGVFSRQLILGDTLDTENVKAHYADGVLTLRIPVAEKAKPRKIEISLSQDRMQEINQ